A region of the Bombus affinis isolate iyBomAffi1 chromosome 7, iyBomAffi1.2, whole genome shotgun sequence genome:
AGCTGCCGCCACATTGAATTtctataactttttaatatgtCGTTAAGGGCACGATTCTAAGCAATTTTTTTCTGTATATGTAACCGCCACTCGATCTCAGTTTTCGAAATATTCGCAGAACCTGTCGGTATCGTTACAGTGAATATAATTGGGCACCCGTAGCAATGTGCGTTAGTTTGTTTGCGGACCGCCTCGCTGGGTCGGATTTAAAAGGCTAACGAAAGCCTAAATCTTATCTTTTGTTTATACGTAGTATATATAAACGAAGGTTGAACGAGGTTAAGTATTCCATGGATCTTTCGTATTACAGCTTCGTGCACAACAGCATATTAAAAATGATTACCCTTAATGGTCAACGTTAGGTTCGAGTTAGTCTTTAAGATTTGGTCGCCGCGTTATGACTAATATAATTTGGGTAATAATAACAGAATTATAATTCATACTAAGctttatattttattgatattatcCCGTCGGAACAAATCTTCGAACACATTTCTTGCAGCTTCGCGTATGCAGTTGTGAATAATTATTTCGATTCGTGAAGTATGGTACAAAACAACGAGATTAATGGTTGATGGATGTAGACTATGTCACAGGTATACCCACATAGGTAGAACTCACTGTAGTGGTAGCGACAGTTTTTTGCAAATACTAAAAGAGTCCAGCGGTAACATGCAGAGGGAAaagttgtttaaaatttctacaatattttaaaaaatcatcgaaatctaGGACAGCATTCCTAAGTAATTATTATCAGGCCCACTATCAGGAGAAAGATAATTTTCTGATAACAAAAAGTGCGTATTTTCATTTTTTGTCTCTCATGTTGAAATTATTCTctaaataacaaataacaaaGCGTAAACTTAACGCGACTTTAAAGTGACTTACATTGATCGTCCGCTGAATAATTTTGACCTGTAACTCAGTGGTCGACATAAGTACCGAAATCTATTGTATATCTACATATAGAAGTAGCTACTTTATCaattggaatattttaataataaaatagtttttgGACTATGTAACTCATTTTCGGGGAAAGTTGGACTTGCACTGATTGATTTCTGAATCCTCCATAGAATGGTCTCTATGTATGTAGTGGAAGAAATAGCAAATGATGTTATTGATTAGGAGGATTGTACTAAGATTACAAATAAATGCAATCAGTTACTCTAAAACTCGAAATTTTCAGAACtcaaatataaggtataaatatagATAGAAAACTCCCAAAagcattataattttatagaacacttattttcgaaattaataaaataaaaaacaaatccTTTTGAAAAACATTCatgagaaattattaattattttatgaatatcAAAATATGATATACAATTGTAACAGAGAAATCTacctttaatttttatttatttaataataataatttaacttaattaatagtttaattaataatatttgataatatttaattaataattatttgataattatttaatttttaaataatgaaagatttttttttttaacaaataatGAATAACATGAGGATTGTAGTAAATATATCAATTGGTATTTGTTGTTTGTTGTTATTTAACTGAATATGTTACTTGCActaatggtaataataaataaatagaaaagagAGTAGTAGCAGTATGATTAGTAGCAGCCATAATAAAAGAAGATAGGTTGATGAAATGTAATTGAAGGGGCACCTTTTTCACCTTGTTGCTGGATTCCTTGAGACTCTGAGGGGACGAGGGAGAATTTTTGGCTGGAGTCTTCTGTGGACTTGTTGAAGGTTGTGAGGGAGTAGTAACATCACAATCGGAAGGCGGAGCTTGAATAACGGAAACTACTGGAGGAGGTGAAATAGAGGCAGAAGCGGAAGTGGATACACAGGCTGAGGTTGAAGCTAAGGGTTCCGAAGGTGCTAGCGGGCTTTCTACCGGAACGACACTCAGGCTTTTCGGGGGAGTTTGCTTAGGAGTTGGCACTTTTCCACTCATCGGTGGTAACATTGTCCTAGTCTTAGGCTTCCTCCACCCCTATGTAACaccaattatatttattatgttaGTCTGTTTACCCTTAAGATAATACCCCTACACAGATCATGCACTACCTAaggcatattttttattttctttaatccTTTATTTAGTTTAACGTATTTTGAATAAATTAATCTTTATGCATTATAATATGTTTCTTCGCAGAATACACGAGAAGGGGGCGATAAAGATCGAGAAGctgtgaaataaattaaaatattttccgtGTAAAAATAACGGTTAATTTTACCTCAACAATTTTTTCTAATCGTAAATAGTATCTTATTCGgttaaatgatattttattgttattaaatttatttattgttaaataacattattttataattaatgaaCTTTACTGAACTTCTCTTAGATATTgcggaatattttaaaaatattttctgtattacTAAATAAAGGATTAAGACCATTGAACAATTATATGTTATCATATCATCAAATAAGTTGTATAATATGAGAATTATTAATCATTAACGAATAAAAGAGTTTTGTTGTTGATATATATAGGATATTTGAAACTGATTTGTCATGATCACAGCATTTTTCTACACCCTGAATCCTCAATGTAACCTTGACCTTGACGTTAAAGATCAAATTTCTTTGTTGCATCATATTCTACTTATCGTGAAGACGAAAGGTATCCAAGGAACCGTGGTTCGCAACTCGATAGTtctcttgaaaaaaaaaaagatatgttGAAGTTCCATTAATTTTAAAACTTGCTTTGCAATATGCTTATGCACAATTGGCAGTTAAATACAGGAAAAGTAGCATTTATCGTCACATATGGATATCCCAAATCCACTATTATAAATTCgatatcttcttttttcttctttctcgttaATTAGCCTTTCTTATTTCCGAAGTCGCATTTCTACATTCCGACTAAATTTCTCCCCAAGATCACGCACTGACTTTGACGATAAAAAAATTGTTGAATCGATCGATGATGCTGCTCCATCTCACACTAGCCAACCGGTGCATCAATTTTCTTATCATCTAAAGTCAGGGCGTAATCTAGGAGAAAAATTGATTTGGAATGTAGAAATACGAGTCCGGGGCTGcgagagagaagaaagagaaatatgGAATTTATAATAGTGGATCTGGAGTGCCTACGTATGACAATAGATGCTACTTTTCCTGCAGCTGACTGTACAATGTAAGCAAATTACAAATAAagtgaatttaaaaattaatggaacTTTAACATTTTTTCCCCAAGAGAACTATTGAGTTACGATTTACGATTCTTTGGATACTTTTTGTCCTCACGATGAATAAAATACGATGCAACAAAAAAAATGTTGACCTTTAATATCAACAAGGTCATGGTCAATTTTGCGGCTATTTTTTTGCAGATCTTTGACAATTCAGAGGCGTAGAATAACACTGTGATGCTCGTGACAAATAAGTTTCAAATACCCTGTACATAATTATTTACTAATAAAATACTGAATCAACAGATACCTTCTAACATAGAGtatcgataataataatttgtacaTAAATATATTTGCGTGGTTATATatgaaaagtaatatttttaatacaaagTATTTTGTTAATTGTATAATCCGAATTATAAATggcaataataaaaaaaacttcactgaataaatgataaatatcgataagtttttaattttcattattaaaggttgaaattattaaaaatctttgACAGAACCTGGTTCAACATTTGTAAGGACCATATTCTAAATTGCTGTAAatgtttttttaataaatatttagaataataaaaatcaacagtaatttttaaatacttattattttaaaaaaataaagttaACACGATAACATAAGAAGATAactgtaataataaaaaagtgGAGAAAAGTTAAAGTTCGTACTAGAAAGAAAACTGTACTATATGTACTCGGTATCTTTGAttagatattattttttaatattatacatttCGCCTGCAACAAAATACATGACGATTTCAGTTTATATGTatagtacatatacatatactgtTATCTTTAGAGGTCTGTTTTAATTTTACTAATTTGCGCGAAGATTATTTCGTTAATTCGTAAGATTGTGATTTAAAAAAACCTTattgaataatattattttattattatatatcttacCTTGTCGTCGTAAAAACCCTGGTCGTCTGTTCTTTGCTGTCCAAGTAAACGATCAGTTTCGAGGTCAGTATCTGCCTCTTCTTCATCTGGACCCTCCTCGATTTCAACATCTGCTTCTTCACCCGTACGACGAACTTCCGACTCTTCGCTATTATTTTCCACGCAAATTCTCCGCCTGCCATCCGATAGACTACATTTTAGTTAGATGTTCTTAAAGAACAGTAATTACATCTCAAATACAAATATGAATGATTAATTTATTATGCAAAATAGTTtcttttttacaatattttgtattcttaatatttttattttacaatagaTTATCGAGACTGTGCCATTTAAATAgtacaaatattaaaataagaaaatattcagattaaaaatttataataatgatGTCTATAAtaactaaaataaatatatgtattactGTCAATAAAGAATACTCTGTGGATTGATGTGTACGATAGTAACAATAAATACTATTGTAGAATAGATAAAAtcttacgttataaattatttatgtaaatataaagATGTTTAACAGTACACATAATTCatgtttgtaatttttattgctCACATCGGGTATTTTAGTGCAAACTTTAAAAGAATGAAATATGATACTGaaagattttatttaaaattttgaaaGAGCGAAAGAAATagcaaaaatattaatatataacttataaattaaaattcaaatataattgCTGTTGCCttaattcgtattaaaaatatacaagtatttgcaaaacaaataaaagaatacaaattttaaaaaaaggaaagtGAAATACCTTGGTATCCAAATAGGACTGACATTAGGTTCAGCTGGTTCTTCTGTAGAAGATTTTACAGGTAAAGTCTTAGTCCTTTGCAAAGCCATTCTAATGTCTTTAATAGCAGCTTCAACTTCACCACCTATTTCTAGATTAACGCTTTGTCTAGCCTGAGGTGCTGGCGGTGGCGGTGTGCCAAGAGGATCCAAACCATCAAGCTGAAGCTCATTTGTATCATACGAATTTTCTTTCTTAGGAACAAATAGATCAGGCGACGAAGTTTTTAAGGAATGCAAAATATCTTTGCCGACATTTAAGCCAGAGAGATCTTTCCCAACTGAATCATTCTCCGTGGTAGTTGGATGAGTACTATCATTAATACGACTACgttgaataatttctttttcaatttcattaatttgtCGCTTCATCAACATCACAGTTGGATTATTATTATCAGTATCACTGGCATGTCCACTAGATAAGCCATCTTCAAGAACTGGCATGCTAGCATATATTCTCAATGAATCTGAATTATTTCCTAAATCACCAACTGATCCAAGAAGACCACTAGCTGGTATTAATTCATTATCCATCATCATTAATGAAACTTCACTATCGAGATCTCCACAATTACTATCGCAATCAGTTGTTTCAGGACTCAATGTAAAATTGCGAGAGTGCCCAACTTGCAATCCAACCTCTGTTTCTCCGAGATCCTCACTACTTCCAGTACCTACTGAGAGGTCTAAGAAATTATTTTCATGTTCACCAGCCTGAAAAGAGACGAAATACTAAAATTCaagtaaatataactttattttaaGTGAAACGATgctatgtaatatattttggactttatcttttttttattgtaGATCGATTTTTGATGATTAACTTCAAATTTGATTAATGgcttatatgcaaataaaaattactATATATACACATTTAGAAATTTGTTTGTATGAATATTCTTACATTTTGTGGAAAATCTGCTCTTTGCTTCTTGGGAGATTCGTGAACTAGAACTTCCTCTGTTGTTGGTGGACCACTAGCTAATCGTTGACCAACATAAGCACTTCCTCCTTGTCTCCGCAGTTCATAATCCAAGTCCTTGAGAAAAGAATATGATTATAAGCAGTAGTTCGAAATATAGTTACCATCATAAAAGAATCAATTTTAGTACAAGCAACAAAAGTCAGAAAATGCTTTTTAATGTAAATCATGTGCTAACATTGTAAGATAAAGTtacattaaaagaattaaaagctTTAACTAAGGCATGAATAAACTTAAAATGTTTATAGTATTAAATGtgtatttatgtaaatattacttttgtcgattataatacatataaaataaacaaaatctTGATACCTGAAATGGGAAAGACTCGGTActgttttccttttcttttgttGGTGGTGGACATTTAAAGAATTCCTCAAGTACTTTTCGAGTTTCTGAGAATTCATATAAATAATCAAATGTACTACCACCAGACGATACCAGATTGCTTATATTATCTGTGGGTATAGTTGATGGTTTTAAGGagtcttcttcttcatcttcaatTTTAGGAGATGGAGGAGAGGCATTTACAGCTTGATCATcagaataatttatatttgtttcTACCACAGCCTTTTCTACGATGATTTCTGCAGAAGTATCCTCCTTCTAAAAAGAAACATGAAAATATTCTGTAATTTCTATTTTCTTGATATAATAATGTAACCTTCCCTCTTCCttctcaaatttgaattttattaaatttaaagataattatacatatgtataaacttataaaagactttaaaaattgttAAGGTGTTTAAGTCACACTATACACTCTGTATAATAACACAGGAAAATGTAGCTACTCATTTGAAACATACCTCATTATGACTTGGCGTTGTCGGTAATACTCTCTGTGGAAAACCAGGCCTTGGTGCCATGTATACAGATGGTGATGACAAAAGGCATGGAAGTTGAGTATCACGTACTCCATAACGTCGTGGACTTTCAGAATATTGTGCTATTGGTAATTCACCAATTACTCTTGTTACTTTGTGATTATGTTCTGAAGATGGTGAGTCTACTTCACAATCACTAGCTGGAGTAATAACCTAAAAATATATGTTCTATATAGTATTTAAAactttattttagataataaTGCATAGAAAACATTTTAATTCTCAATTGCTTTACTataataaatgttttaaataattttattatattcatcCTACAAAAAGGAAGATGTAATGAAATCTGATCATTTATTTAATTGtgtaaatacaaatatatattatagataaAACAAGCAAATAAAAATAGGCACCTTAAAAAATTCTGAAGTATTACGATGATATGCCGTTGTTGGGCTCGGTGTACTTCCAATGCTAGAACTTAAGGGTTCTGGAGGAATGCGACCTCTTTGAGATTCCTCAATTTCGAGGCTTAAATTAGTTGGTGTAACTTGATTGGTATTGTTAGAAGTTAAGTCTAGTCGCAAATTTTGCCAATTATCATCAATGTCATCAAAGACAACTACTTCACCATCACTAACGATAGCCATGCTTCTTGCTGGCGTAGTGTGATTTGATTGATAATCTATGCAGCTTTTTGACAATCCATAATCAAGATCTGCAGTATTTTTTGATATACCATATTCTACATTATTGCTATTCAAAATTGAGTCATAGTTAATAATACGATTGCTGTGATTGCTCTTAGGGGAATCATAGTCAATAGATTTTGTTGGATTATGTCGCACCGAATGTATTTCTGAAGAAAATACAGTTTCTGTGACTTCTCTATTAGAACGCTGCTTTCTTGTATCACCGCATCTAAAATTTCAGTCAtatataatttctattattatatacaaTCCTCCATTAGGAAAATAATACACaactaatttattaaatatgatagtcgtatgaataaatgaaatttttcttgTTCAATTTTATCATATATTTTGTGTATTAGAAGTAGATAATAGTTTTCAAATTACCGGCTTCTTAATTCCCATATAGTTTGAGTGTTTGgtgatttattatttcttttaactGATAGCTTGTTATCTGTTTGAATGTCTTCATTATTTAAGGAATTTGATGCCGCAAGAAAGCGTGATTTTCTAGCTGCTACTTTACCTCGACTCTGAGAAAAGACTTCTCGTCCACCAGCAATTTCTATAattctaaaaaaataataaatatttaaattaacgtTTAAAATACTGTTTGTAAAAActactttttataaattaaattgttatatagtaagttaaaaatatatatataaaaatataaaacaatagaTTTGTAGAAATGATaccttaaatttatttattatatttaatccaCTTGTTTATATGGTTAT
Encoded here:
- the LOC126918661 gene encoding uncharacterized protein LOC126918661 isoform X2 produces the protein MTSLILENADLNRLFPKCRPRGGPPPSPGASTQISQPHESLCQKEAVSVTTSLTTSLTNTLATTFANTHSKNTHSTHSQAIPEDMIDLERDISDRTTNMVSGFTGDSQLSVGVSSGTSNVGGPLGTFNSLGALNTKPLSSSSSSASGHSEDAQQYGSLPGSDQQSHSQQDDSGPEESPVYILTSAKGDRSYKLRDSRIIEIAGGREVFSQSRGKVAARKSRFLAASNSLNNEDIQTDNKLSVKRNNKSPNTQTIWELRSRCGDTRKQRSNREVTETVFSSEIHSVRHNPTKSIDYDSPKSNHSNRIINYDSILNSNNVEYGISKNTADLDYGLSKSCIDYQSNHTTPARSMAIVSDGEVVVFDDIDDNWQNLRLDLTSNNTNQVTPTNLSLEIEESQRGRIPPEPLSSSIGSTPSPTTAYHRNTSEFFKVITPASDCEVDSPSSEHNHKVTRVIGELPIAQYSESPRRYGVRDTQLPCLLSSPSVYMAPRPGFPQRVLPTTPSHNEKEDTSAEIIVEKAVVETNINYSDDQAVNASPPSPKIEDEEEDSLKPSTIPTDNISNLVSSGGSTFDYLYEFSETRKVLEEFFKCPPPTKEKENSTESFPFQDLDYELRRQGGSAYVGQRLASGPPTTEEVLVHESPKKQRADFPQNAGEHENNFLDLSVGTGSSEDLGETEVGLQVGHSRNFTLSPETTDCDSNCGDLDSEVSLMMMDNELIPASGLLGSVGDLGNNSDSLRIYASMPVLEDGLSSGHASDTDNNNPTVMLMKRQINEIEKEIIQRSRINDSTHPTTTENDSVGKDLSGLNVGKDILHSLKTSSPDLFVPKKENSYDTNELQLDGLDPLGTPPPPAPQARQSVNLEIGGEVEAAIKDIRMALQRTKTLPVKSSTEEPAEPNVSPIWIPSLSDGRRRICVENNSEESEVRRTGEEADVEIEEGPDEEEADTDLETDRLLGQQRTDDQGFYDDKGWRKPKTRTMLPPMSGKVPTPKQTPPKSLSVVPVESPLAPSEPLASTSACVSTSASASISPPPVVSVIQAPPSDCDVTTPSQPSTSPQKTPAKNSPSSPQSLKESSNKEKEEKKKSRNKEALLNDSSVLIEGVLFRARYLGSTQLVCEGEPTKSTRMCQAEEAVSRIKAPDGETQPSTEVDLFISTEKIMVLNTDLKEIMMDHALRTISYIADIGDVVVLMARRRFVPHEMEEAPKINRTPKMICHVFESEEARFIAQSIGQAFQVAYMEFLKANGIEDHSFVKEMDYQEVLNSQEIFGDELQMFAKKEMQKEVVVPKAKGEILGVVIVESGWGSMLPTVVIANLAPAGAAARCGQLNIGDQIIAINGVSLVGLPLSTCQTYIKNSKNQTVVKLTVVPCAPVVEVKIKRPDTKYQLGFSVQNGVICSLLRGGIAERGGVRVGHRIIEINNQSVVAVPHEKIVNLLATSVGEILMKTMPTSMFRLLTGQESPVYI
- the LOC126918661 gene encoding uncharacterized protein LOC126918661 isoform X8, with product MTSLILENADLNRLFPKCRPRGGPPPSPGASTQISQPHESLCQKEAVSVTTSLTTSLTNTLATTFANTHSKNTHSTHSQAIPEDMIDLERDISDRTTNMVSGFTGDSQLSVGVSSGTSNVGGPLGTFNSLGALNTKPLSSSSSSASGHSEDAQQYGSLPGSDQQSHSQQDDSGPEESPVYILTSAKGDRSYKLRDSRIIEIAGGREVFSQSRGKVAARKSRFLAASNSLNNEDIQTDNKLSVKRNNKSPNTQTIWELRSRCGDTRKQRSNREVTETVFSSEIHSVRHNPTKSIDYDSPKSNHSNRIINYDSILNSNNVEYGISKNTADLDYGLSKSCIDYQSNHTTPARSMAIVSDGEVVVFDDIDDNWQNLRLDLTSNNTNQVTPTNLSLEIEESQRGRIPPEPLSSSIGSTPSPTTAYHRNTSEFFKVITPASDCEVDSPSSEHNHKVTRVIGELPIAQYSESPRRYGVRDTQLPCLLSSPSVYMAPRPGFPQRVLPTTPSHNEKEDTSAEIIVEKAVVETNINYSDDQAVNASPPSPKIEDEEEDSLKPSTIPTDNISNLVSSGGSTFDYLYEFSETRKVLEEFFKCPPPTKEKENSTESFPFQDLDYELRRQGGSAYVGQRLASGPPTTEEVLVHESPKKQRADFPQNAGEHENNFLDLSVGTGSSEDLGETEVGLQVGHSRNFTLSPETTDCDSNCGDLDSEVSLMMMDNELIPASGLLGSVGDLGNNSDSLRIYASMPVLEDGLSSGHASDTDNNNPTVMLMKRQINEIEKEIIQRSRINDSTHPTTTENDSVGKDLSGLNVGKDILHSLKTSSPDLFVPKKENSYDTNELQLDGLDPLGTPPPPAPQARQSVNLEIGGEVEAAIKDIRMALQRTKTLPVKSSTEEPAEPNVSPIWIPSLSDGRRRICVENNSEESEVRRTGEEADVEIEEGPDEEEADTDLETDRLLGQQRTDDQGFYDDKGWRKPKTRTMLPPMSGKVPTPKQTPPKSLSVVPVESPLAPSEPLASTSACVSTSASASISPPPVVSVIQAPPSDCDVTTPSQPSTSPQKTPAKNSPSSPQSLKESSNKVKKEKEEKKKSRNKEALLNDSSVLIEGVLFRARYLGSTQLVCEGEPTKSTRMCQAEEAVSRIKEGPMTTGMQATLLNYGGQQGFGRCSVASQGSFEEDECDSSEELIGNASGGGQSESQTVGLQPKLAPISGSMEPTTVFRLHFLGSVEVEEEGRRKRLNNHIVREAVTKIKVRPPTLRCIIIFYSIIVVMFDSPTCNRLLFLFLVSLYITPSLSFTDNEYTNFTYILLTLVLESLKSNYSSDTLINISSF
- the LOC126918661 gene encoding uncharacterized protein LOC126918661 isoform X6, whose product is MTSLILENADLNRLFPKCRPRGGPPPSPGASTQISQPHESLCQKEAVSVTTSLTTSLTNTLATTFANTHSKNTHSTHSQAIPEDMIDLERDISDRTTNMVSGFTGDSQLSVGVSSGTSNVGGPLGTFNSLGALNTKPLSSSSSSASGHSEDAQQYGSLPGSDQQSHSQQDDSGPEESPVYILTSAKGDRSYKLRDSRIIEIAGGREVFSQSRGKVAARKSRFLAASNSLNNEDIQTDNKLSVKRNNKSPNTQTIWELRSRCGDTRKQRSNREVTETVFSSEIHSVRHNPTKSIDYDSPKSNHSNRIINYDSILNSNNVEYGISKNTADLDYGLSKSCIDYQSNHTTPARSMAIVSDGEVVVFDDIDDNWQNLRLDLTSNNTNQVTPTNLSLEIEESQRGRIPPEPLSSSIGSTPSPTTAYHRNTSEFFKVITPASDCEVDSPSSEHNHKVTRVIGELPIAQYSESPRRYGVRDTQLPCLLSSPSVYMAPRPGFPQRVLPTTPSHNEKEDTSAEIIVEKAVVETNINYSDDQAVNASPPSPKIEDEEEDSLKPSTIPTDNISNLVSSGGSTFDYLYEFSETRKVLEEFFKCPPPTKEKENSTESFPFQDLDYELRRQGGSAYVGQRLASGPPTTEEVLVHESPKKQRADFPQNAGEHENNFLDLSVGTGSSEDLGETEVGLQVGHSRNFTLSPETTDCDSNCGDLDSEVSLMMMDNELIPASGLLGSVGDLGNNSDSLRIYASMPVLEDGLSSGHASDTDNNNPTVMLMKRQINEIEKEIIQRSRINDSTHPTTTENDSVGKDLSGLNVGKDILHSLKTSSPDLFVPKKENSYDTNELQLDGLDPLGTPPPPAPQARQSVNLEIGGEVEAAIKDIRMALQRTKTLPVKSSTEEPAEPNVSPIWIPSLSDGRRRICVENNSEESEVRRTGEEADVEIEEGPDEEEADTDLETDRLLGQQRTDDQGFYDDKEKEEKKKSRNKEALLNDSSVLIEGVLFRARYLGSTQLVCEGEPTKSTRMCQAEEAVSRIKAPDGETQPSTEVDLFISTEKIMVLNTDLKEIMMDHALRTISYIADIGDVVVLMARRRFVPHEMEEAPKINRTPKMICHVFESEEARFIAQSIGQAFQVAYMEFLKANGIEDHSFVKEMDYQEVLNSQEIFGDELQMFAKKEMQKEVVVPKAKGEILGVVIVESGWGSMLPTVVIANLAPAGAAARCGQLNIGDQIIAINGVSLVGLPLSTCQTYIKNSKNQTVVKLTVVPCAPVVEVKIKRPDTKYQLGFSVQNGVICSLLRGGIAERGGVRVGHRIIEINNQSVVAVPHEKIVNLLATSVGEILMKTMPTSMFRLLTGQESPVYI
- the LOC126918661 gene encoding uncharacterized protein LOC126918661 isoform X5 → MTSLILENADLNRLFPKCRPRGGPPPSPGASTQISQPHESLCQKEAVSVTTSLTTSLTNTLATTFANTHSKNTHSTHSQAIPEDMIDLERDISDRTTNMVSGFTGDSQLSVGVSSGTSNVGGPLGTFNSLGALNTKPLSSSSSSASGHSEDAQQYGSLPGSDQQSHSQQDDSGPEESPVYILTSAKGDRSYKLRDSRIIEIAGGREVFSQSRGKVAARKSRFLAASNSLNNEDIQTDNKLSVKRNNKSPNTQTIWELRSRCGDTRKQRSNREVTETVFSSEIHSVRHNPTKSIDYDSPKSNHSNRIINYDSILNSNNVEYGISKNTADLDYGLSKSCIDYQSNHTTPARSMAIVSDGEVVVFDDIDDNWQNLRLDLTSNNTNQVTPTNLSLEIEESQRGRIPPEPLSSSIGSTPSPTTAYHRNTSEFFKVITPASDCEVDSPSSEHNHKVTRVIGELPIAQYSESPRRYGVRDTQLPCLLSSPSVYMAPRPGFPQRVLPTTPSHNEKEDTSAEIIVEKAVVETNINYSDDQAVNASPPSPKIEDEEEDSLKPSTIPTDNISNLVSSGGSTFDYLYEFSETRKVLEEFFKCPPPTKEKENSTESFPFQDLDYELRRQGGSAYVGQRLASGPPTTEEVLVHESPKKQRADFPQNAGEHENNFLDLSVGTGSSEDLGETEVGLQVGHSRNFTLSPETTDCDSNCGDLDSEVSLMMMDNELIPASGLLGSVGDLGNNSDSLRIYASMPVLEDGLSSGHASDTDNNNPTVMLMKRQINEIEKEIIQRSRINDSTHPTTTENDSVGKDLSGLNVGKDILHSLKTSSPDLFVPKKENSYDTNELQLDGLDPLGTPPPPAPQARQSVNLEIGGEVEAAIKDIRMALQRTKTLPVKSSTEEPAEPNVSPIWIPSLSDGRRRICVENNSEESEVRRTGEEADVEIEEGPDEEEADTDLETDRLLGQQRTDDQGFYDDKGWRKPKTRTMLPPMSGKVPTPKQTPPKSLSVVPVESPLAPSEPLASTSACVSTSASASISPPPVVSVIQAPPSDCDVTTPSQPSTSPQKTPAKNSPSSPQSLKESSNKEKEEKKKSRNKEVLIEGVLFRARYLGSTQLVCEGEPTKSTRMCQAEEAVSRIKAPDGETQPSTEVDLFISTEKIMVLNTDLKEIMMDHALRTISYIADIGDVVVLMARRRFVPHEMEEAPKINRTPKMICHVFESEEARFIAQSIGQAFQVAYMEFLKANGIEDHSFVKEMDYQEVLNSQEIFGDELQMFAKKEMQKEVVVPKAKGEILGVVIVESGWGSMLPTVVIANLAPAGAAARCGQLNIGDQIIAINGVSLVGLPLSTCQTYIKNSKNQTVVKLTVVPCAPVVEVKIKRPDTKYQLGFSVQNGVICSLLRGGIAERGGVRVGHRIIEINNQSVVAVPHEKIVNLLATSVGEILMKTMPTSMFRLLTGQESPVYI
- the LOC126918661 gene encoding uncharacterized protein LOC126918661 isoform X7 → MTSLILENADLNRLFPKCRPRGGPPPSPGASTQISQPHESLCQKEAVSVTTSLTTSLTNTLATTFANTHSKNTHSTHSQAIPEDMIDLERDISDRTTNMVSGFTGDSQLSVGVSSGTSNVGGPLGTFNSLGALNTKPLSSSSSSASGHSEDAQQYGSLPGSDQQSHSQQDDSGPEESPVYILTSAKGDRSYKLRDSRIIEIAGGREVFSQSRGKVAARKSRFLAASNSLNNEDIQTDNKLSVKRNNKSPNTQTIWELRSRCGDTRKQRSNREVTETVFSSEIHSVRHNPTKSIDYDSPKSNHSNRIINYDSILNSNNVEYGISKNTADLDYGLSKSCIDYQSNHTTPARSMAIVSDGEVVVFDDIDDNWQNLRLDLTSNNTNQVTPTNLSLEIEESQRGRIPPEPLSSSIGSTPSPTTAYHRNTSEFFKVITPASDCEVDSPSSEHNHKVTRVIGELPIAQYSESPRRYGVRDTQLPCLLSSPSVYMAPRPGFPQRVLPTTPSHNEKEDTSAEIIVEKAVVETNINYSDDQAVNASPPSPKIEDEEEDSLKPSTIPTDNISNLVSSGGSTFDYLYEFSETRKVLEEFFKCPPPTKEKENSTESFPFQDLDYELRRQGGSAYVGQRLASGPPTTEEVLVHESPKKQRADFPQNAGEHENNFLDLSVGTGSSEDLGETEVGLQVGHSRNFTLSPETTDCDSNCGDLDSEVSLMMMDNELIPASGLLGSVGDLGNNSDSLRIYASMPVLEDGLSSGHASDTDNNNPTVMLMKRQINEIEKEIIQRSRINDSTHPTTTENDSVGKDLSGLNVGKDILHSLKTSSPDLFVPKKENSYDTNELQLDGLDPLGTPPPPAPQARQSVNLEIGGEVEAAIKDIRMALQRTKTLPVKSSTEEPAEPNVSPIWIPSLSDGRRRICVENNSEESEVRRTGEEADVEIEEGPDEEEADTDLETDRLLGQQRTDDQGFYDDKEKEEKKKSRNKEVLIEGVLFRARYLGSTQLVCEGEPTKSTRMCQAEEAVSRIKAPDGETQPSTEVDLFISTEKIMVLNTDLKEIMMDHALRTISYIADIGDVVVLMARRRFVPHEMEEAPKINRTPKMICHVFESEEARFIAQSIGQAFQVAYMEFLKANGIEDHSFVKEMDYQEVLNSQEIFGDELQMFAKKEMQKEVVVPKAKGEILGVVIVESGWGSMLPTVVIANLAPAGAAARCGQLNIGDQIIAINGVSLVGLPLSTCQTYIKNSKNQTVVKLTVVPCAPVVEVKIKRPDTKYQLGFSVQNGVICSLLRGGIAERGGVRVGHRIIEINNQSVVAVPHEKIVNLLATSVGEILMKTMPTSMFRLLTGQESPVYI